The genomic region CTTCCAGCGGCGCTTCGGTTTCCACGCCGAGGTCGTTGAGCGTGCGCAGCACTTCGACACCAGCGAGCACGCCGAAACAGCCGTCGAACTTGCCGCCGGTGGGTTGGGTATCGATGTGGCTGCCGGTCATCACCGGTGGCAGGTTGGGATTGCGCCCGGGACGACGGGCGAAGATGTTGCCGACGGCATCGACGGTGACGCTGCATCCGGCGTCCTTGCACCATTGCACGAACAGGTCGCGAGCCTGGCGGTCGAGATCGGTCAGGGCCAGGCGACAGACACCGCCCTTGACCGTGGCGCCGAGCTTGGCCAGCTCCATGAGCGACGCCCATAAGCGGTCGCGGTTGATGTGCTGATGGCTCGATTGCAGAACGTCTACGGCTGCGTTCATGGGGATCTCCTCAGGCTGCTTTTCTTATGGATATTGCTGTGGTGTCGGGTAGACCGCTATCGCGAGCAGGCTCACTCCTACAGGGGAACGCATTCCAAATGTAGGAGTGAGCCTGCTCGCGATGAGGCCTGTCGCTACACCGCCGTTTTAACGGCAGAGGGCTGCGCGCGCATCACGCACAACCCGTAATAAATAATCCCGCCCAGCGCCGAGCCGGTGAACCAGCCATAGCTGTAGAACCAGCTGAACGCATCGCTGCCCAGCGACAGCAAGGTCAGCACCACCGGCACCCCGAACGCGAGAAACCCGGCCCAGTTCCACGCCGGATACACGTCATCGCGGTACAACCCGGCCAGGTCCAGTTGCTGTTTCTTGATCAGGAAATAGTCCACCACCATGATCCCGGCAATCGGCCCGAGCAGGCTCGAATAACCGAGCAGCCAGTTGGAATACACGGTTTCCAGACTGACATCGGAAACGATCAGACCGAGTTTTTTCAGCAGTTCATGGCCCATCAGCACCAGCCCGACAAACCCGGTCAGCAACACCGCTTTGGTGCGGTTGATGACTTTGGGCGCAATGTTCTGAAAGTCGTTGGTCGGCGAGACGATGTTCGCGGCGGTGTTGGTCGACAGCGTGGCGATGATGATCAACGCCATGGCCACCGCCACCCACACCGGACTCTGGATATGACCGATCAGAGTGACCGGATCGGAGACGGTCACACCGACCAGTTTCACCGAGGCGGCCGTCATGATCACGCCGAGGGAGGCGAACAGAAACATGGTCAGCGGCAGGCCGAAAATCTGCCCGAGTATCTGATCTTTCTGGCTCTTGGCGTAACGGCTGAAGTCCGGAATGTTCAGCGACAACGTCGCCCAAAACCCGACCATCGCGGTCAGCCCGGCGGCGAAGTAACTCACCACACTGGCGCCCTCCGGACGTTTCGCTGGAATCGCCAGCAGCTCGGTCATCGACACATTGGGCATCGCCCACACCAGCAGACCGATGCCGACCGCCACCAGCAGCGGCGCCGACAAAGTTTCCAGCCACTTGATCGACTCGGCGCCACGAATCACCACCCACAGATTCAACGCCCAGAAAATCATGAAGCCAATCACCTCCCCCGTGCCGCCGAGGGATTTCCAGCCCTCGAACACCGAGCCGAGAAACAGGTGAATCGCCAGCCCGCCAAACATCGTCTGGATACCGAACCAGCCACACGCCACCAGCGCGCGAATCAGACACGGCACGTTGGAACCGAGGATGCCAAACGATGAGCGCAGCAACACCGGAAACGGAATGCCGTACTTGGTGCCGGGAAACGCGTTGAGCGTGAGCGGAATCAGCACGATGACGTTGGCGAACAGAATCGCCAGCAACGCTTCACCAACGGTCAGGCCAAAGTAAGCGGTGAGTACGCCGCCGAGGGTGTAGGTCGGCACGCAGATCGACATGCCGACCCACAGCGCGGTGATGTGCCATTTGTTCCAGGTTCGTTCGCGCACCTTGGTCGGTGCCATGTCGTGGTTGTAACGGGGACTGTCGAGGACGTCGCTACCGGCTTCAAGCTCGAACAAGCCGTCGCGCTCGGTCACTTGCGATCTGATCTGTTGCATGGCCGCTCCACTGTTCTTCTGATTATTTTTCTGCTCATCAGGCGGCTTGCACACACAGGTGCAGCCGGACGATGGCCGGAGGAACTGACAACTTTCGTGCACCGGCCATGGTGTCAGCGGCGGCATCAATAAACGTGCCGGGTGCCCCGCTTGCGCATCGGGCCGAGCGTTAAACGCTTTGCAACTTTCTGATATTAATCAGTTTTAATTATTCACCGGATGAGTTCGCGGAAACTTGTCTGAGTGCTCAGACTAAACACCTGGCAAGTTGTCCGAACAGACAGGACTCAATCTGGTGCACTGCATTTATTTTCATTGTGAGCGAGCAACCGCAGCTCAACTTCAAGCGGCTGATTTCACATAGGAAATCTTGCTCATATTTCCATCCTGTCAAGTGCGTCAAAATGGTGAGCAGCCTCACCATTTTGGTGATTTTCTGTTTTTATCGTTATTTTTCAAATACTTAAAACAGTCATAAGCTTATAAAAAATAATCTTGCTCTATTGCAAATCTGCGACTAGTTTCTATTCCTGACAGCGCTGACAGGAATACGCTCTGCAGCGCTGTACATCAATAAAACATCTAGAACCGGCACAAGTCGGTCAATGCCTGCGAGGAACTCGGAATGTCTCTGTTGATCCGTGGCGCCACCGTTGTTACCCATGATGAAAGTTATCGCGCCGACGTCTATTGCGCCGACGGCGTGATCAAAGCCATTGGTGAAAACCTGGATATTCCCGCCGACGCCGAAGTGCTCGACGGCAGTGGCCAATACCTGATGCCCGGCGGGATCGACCCGCACACCCACATGCAGCTTCCGTTCATGGGCACCGTGGCCAGTGAAGATTTTTACAGTGGCACGGCGGCGGGACTGGCCGGTGGCACCACATCAATCATCGACTTTGTGATTCCCAATCCGCAGCAGTCGCTGATGGAAGCGTTTCATCAGTGGCGCGGCTGGGCGGAAAAGTCGGCTTCCGACTATGGCTTCCACGTTGCGATCACCTGGTGGAGCGAACAGGTGCGTGAGGAGATGGCCGAGCTGGTCAGCCATCACGGCATCAACAGCTTCAAGCATTTCATGGCTTACAAGAACGCGATCATGGCCGCCGACGACACACTGGTGGCGAGTTTCGAACGTTGCCTGGAACTCGGCGCGGTGCCGACCGTGCACGCAGAAAACGGCGAGCTGGTCTATCACCTGCAACGCAAGTTGATGGCCCAAGGCATCACCGGGCCGGAAGCGCATCCACTGTCGCGGCCGTCGCAGGTTGAAGGTGAAGCGGCGAGCCGGGCGATTCGTATCGCCGAAACCATCGGCACGCCGTTGTACCTGGTGCACGTCTCGACCAAAGAAGCCCTCGACGAAATCACCTATGCGCGCAGTAAAGGCCAACCGGTGTACGGCGAAGTGCTCGCCGGGCATTTGCTGCTCGATGACAGCGTCTATCAACACCCGGACTGGCAGACCGCGGCCGGTTATGTGATGAGCCCGCCGTTCCGTCCGCGTGGTCATCAAGAGGCGCTGTGGCACGGACTGCAAAACGGCAATCTGCACACGACCGCGACTGACCATTGCTGCTTCTGCGCCGAGCAGAAAGCCGCAGGGCGCGATGACTTCAGCAAGATTCCCAACGGCACGGCCGGTATCGAAGATCGCATGGCGGTGCTTTGGGATGAGGGGGTTAATTCCGGCCGTTTATCGATGCAGGATTTCGTCGCCCTCACCTCCACCAACACCGCAAAGATCTTCAATCTCTATCCGCGCAAAGGCGCGATTCGCGTCGGCGCCGATGCCGATCTGGTGCTGTGGGATCCGCAAGGCACCCGGACCATTTCCGCCAAGACCCACCATCAGCAGGTGGACTTCAACATCTTCGAAGGCAAGACCGTGCGCGGTGTGCCGAGCCATACCGTCAGCCAGGGCCGGGTGGTCTGGGCCGATGGTGATTTGCGCGCCGAGCGCGGTGCCGGGCGCTATATCGAACGGCCGGCGTATCCGGCGGTGTTTGATTTGCTGAGCAAGCGGGCTGAGTTGCACAAGCCAGTTGCTGTGAAACGCTGAAATCCAGGCCTTCGGCCTTCGCGAGCAAGCTCGCTCCCACATTTGAAATGCATTCCCCTGTGGGAGCGAGCCTGCTCGCGAAAAGGCCAGTCCAGGCAACACAAAAACCAATGCCCATCAGAGGCAGCACCTCAAATAACCGTGAGGCCATAAACCGTGATCGAGACCCTGAACCATCTCCCCCACCCGCACGAAAGCGCGGCCGCCCTCGCCGGGCATTTCACCGATCTGGCGCCGCCGCTCAACGATCGGCAGGCACATCTGGAAGCCTCGCGCTGCCTGTATTGCTATGACGCGCCGTGCGTGAATGCGTGCCCGAGCGAGATCGACATCCCGTCGTTCATCCGCAACATTCATCAGGACAACGTCCCTGGCGCGGCGCAAAAAATTCTCTCGGCGAACATCCTTGGCGGCAGTTGCGCACGAGTCTGTCCAACCGAAATCCTCTGCCAGCAAGCCTGCGTGCGCAACAACGCTCAGGAATGCGCGCCGGTGCTGATCGGCCTGCTGCAACGCTACGCCGTCGACAATGCACACTTCACCGAGCACCCGTTCCAGCGCGCCGCCGCCACCGGCAAAAGGATTGCCGTGGTCGGCGCCGGGCCGGCCGGTTTGTCCTGTGCACATCGCAGCGCCATGCACGGCCACGACGTGGTGATTTTCGAAGCACGGGAGAAGGCTGGCGGCCTCAACGAATACGGGATCGCCAAGTACAAACTGGTCGACGACTACGCGCAGAAGGAACTGGATTTTCTCCTGCAGATTGGCGGCATCGAGATTCGTCACGGGCAAAAACTCGGCGAGAATCTGACCCTCAGCGAACTGCATCAGCAGTTTGACGCGGTGTTCCTCGGCCTCGGCCTCAACGCCAGCAAGCAACTCGGTTTGTCCCATGAAGATGCCCCGGGCTTGCTCGCCGCCACCGATTACATTCGCGAACTGCGTCAGGCCGAAGACCTCACGCAACTGCCGCTGGCCGAGCGCTGCATCGTCCTCGGCGCCGGTAACACGGCGATCGACATGGCCGTGCAAATGGCCCGCCTCGGTGCTCGTGATGTGAATCTGGTGTATCGGCGTGGTGCTGCCGACATGGGCGCCACCGGCCATGAGCAAGACATCGCCAAAGCCAATCAGGTACGCCTGCTGACCTGGGCGCAACCGGAAGAGGTACTGCTCGACGCTCAGGGCCATGTGCGCGGCATGCGTTTCGCCCGCACCGATCTGGTCGAAGGACGCCTGCAAACCACCGGCGAAACTTTCGAGCTGGCTGCTGACGCGATCTTCAAAGCCATCGGCCAGGCGTTCGATGGCAGCGCCCTCGCCGACCCGCTAGCCCGCGAACTCAAGCGCCAGGGCGAGCGCATTCAGGTCGACGAAAACCTGCGCACCAGCATCCCCGGCGTGTATGCCGGCGGTGACTGCACCAGCCTCGATCAAGACCTCACCGTGCAAGCCGTGCAGCACGGCAAACGCGCCGCCGAGGCGATCAACGCTCAACTGATGCTTAACGTGGAGGCTGCGTAAATGGCCGATCTGTCGATTGTCTTCGCTGGCATCAAAGCACCGAATCCGTTCTGGCTGGCCTCTGCGCCGCCGACTGACAAGGCCTACAACGTCGTCCGCGCTTTCGAAGCGGGCTGGGGTGGCGTGGTGTGGAAAACCCTCGGAGAGGACCCGGCGGCGGTCAACGTCTCGTCGCGTTATTCGGCGCATTACGGCAACAACCGTGAAGTGCTGGGCATCAACAATATCGAACTGATCACCGACCGTTCGCTGGAGATCAACCTGCGCGAAATCACTCAGGTGAAGAAGGACTGGCCGGATCGCGCACTGATTGTTTCGCTGATGGTGCCGTGCGTCGAGGAGTCGTGGAAACACATCCTGCCGCTGGTAGAAGCCACCGGCGCTGACGGCATCGAACTGAATTTCGGCTGCCCGCACGGCATGCCTGAACGGGGCATGGGCGCGGCGGTCGGTCAGGTGCCGGAGTACGTTGAGCAAGTCACACGCTGGTGCAAGACCTATTGCTCGCTACCGGTGATCGTCAAACTGACGCCGAACATCACCGACATCCGCGTCGCCGCCCGCGCCGCCCATCGCGGTGGCGCCGATGCGGTGTCGCTGATCAATACGATCAACTCGATCACCAGCGTCGATCTGGAGCACATGGTCGCCCTGCCCACCGTCGGCAGCAAAAGCACGCATGGCGGTTATTGCGGCTCGGCGGTGAAGCCGATTGCGCTGAACATGGTCGCCGAAATTGCCCGCGATCCGCAGACCCAGGGCCTGCCGATCTGCGGCATTGGCGGCATCGGCAGTTGGCGCGATGCGGCGGAATTCATGGCGCTGGGCAGCGGCGCGGTGCAGGTGTGCACGGCGGCGATGCTGCATGGCTTTCGTATTGTCGAGGAAATGAAGGATGGTTTGTCGCGGTGGATGGACAGTCAGGGTTACGCCAACATTGCTGAGTTTTCCGGGCGTGCGGTGGGCAATACCACGGACTGGAAGTACCTTGATATCAACTATCAGGTGATTGCGAAGATTGATCAGGATGCGTGCATTGGCTGCGGGCGCTGTCACATTGCTTGCGAGGACACTTCACACCAGGCGATCGGCAGTCTCAAGCAGGCGGACGGCACGCATAAATATGAAGTGATTGATGAGGAGTGTGTGGGTTGTAACTTGTGCCAGATCACTTGTCCGGTGGCGGATTGCATCGAGATGGTGCCGATGGAGACTGGGAAGCCGTTTCTGGACTGGAATCATGATCCGCGGAATCCGTATCACGTGGCGGTCTAGATCACCGACTGATCCAACAGCCCCCTCACCCTAACCCTCTCCCAAAGGGAGAGGGGACTGATTGGGGGATGCTGGCAAACTCCGCCGACCTGAAAGTGCTGATGTGAATCCATAATCGACAAGACTCACAGGCAAGCACTGCCTTGACTCCATAATCGATACATGAACAGGCAAGGACTGCCTTGAATCCATAATCGACTGGATTTTTCAGGTCGATGTACCTCGCAAGACACCTCGGTCGGCCCCCTCTCCCTCCGGGAGAGGGCTGGGGTGAGGGTCTGCTTTTAGGGTTCCAACCCGATCCCACGCAATATCACACTCGTCACCGTCTGCACCGCCCGCTCAAACTGCATGTCCGACAACGGCTGATGTTCATTCAGAATATTCACCTGATGATCAAAGTCAGCATAGTGCTGCGTCGACGCCCAGATCATGTACAGCAAACTCGACGGCTCCACCGGCAAAATCCGCTTGTCTTCAACCCACTGGCGAATCTTCGCTTCCTTCATTTTCGCCCAGTCATACAGGCTGACATCCAGCGCCTCACCCAAGGTTGGCGCGCCGTGGATGATTTCGTTGGCCCAGACTTTCGAGCCGTACGGCCGACTGCGCGAGTGGTTCATCTTGGCGCGGATGTAACTGCTCAGCACCACGCGCGGGTCGTCGAACATCTCGAAGCACAGCGCGTCCTGCTTCCACACTTCCAGCAGGTCGAACAGCACCGCGCTGTACAGCTCGCTCTTGGTGCTGAAGTAGTAATGCAGGTTGGAGCGCGGCAATTGCACTTCAGCCGCGATGTCGGCCATGGCGGTACCGCCGAAACCTTTTTCGGCGAAGACTTTTTCCGCCGCCAGGAGGATTTTCTCGACGTTATTGCGACGAATCTCGATCTTGTGATTGCCCATGAGGGCTCCCTGACAACAGCGTTGCCCAAGACTAGCATCCGCTCTGCTCCGCGGGCGACCGCTGCAAACAAAACTTCGTACTGGCGTCAGCGGATGGCTAAACTGACGCCTCTTCACTCCTGCCTCAGAGGTATTCGCGATGCTGTTCAAGAACGTCCTGACCACCACTGCCCTGCTCGCTTCGCTGTTCGCCGCATCCTCCGTATTTGCCCACGCCCACCTGAAAAGCCAGACCCCGGCCGCCGATAGCACAGTCGCCGCTCCCGCCGACTTGCGCCTGACCTTTTCCGAAGGCGTCGAAGCCAGTTTCACCAAAGTCACCGTGACCAAGGATGGCGCAGCGGTCGCGATCAAGCCACTGACCACCGAAGGCGACAAGAAAACCCTGATCGTCACCCCCGCCGCTCCGCTGACCGCTGGCGAGTACAAAGTCGAATGGCACGCGGTGTCGGTCGACACGCACAAAAGCGAAGGCGCTTATCAGTTCAAGGTGGGCCAGTAATTCATGAGTGAAGCGCTGGTGCTGTGCCGCTTTGTGCATTTCATCGTGGTGTTGATGCTGTTCGGGGCCTGGCTGTTCAGGCCGTTGCTGCTCAAGGATGAAGCGCCGCAAGTGGATCGGCACCTGGCGCGACTGGCGCGCTGGCTGGCCGCTGTGGCGCTGCTCAGCGGGATTGCCTGGGCGCTGTTGATCACCGCGAGCATGGCCGGTTCGGCAGCGGCGGCGTTTGATCCGGATACGGTTGCGCTGGTGCTGGGCAATACGTTTTTTGGTCAGGTATGGCGTTGGCATCTGCTGATCAATGCTGTGCTGTTGGCGCTGCTGTTTACACCTTGGCGCTCGAGCATGCCGTTGCGGTTGGGTTTGAGCGGCTTGCTGCTGGCGACCCTGGCACCGGTCGGGCATGGCGCCATGCTCGATGGCGTGAGCGGGCAATTGCTGATTCTCAACCAGATTGTGCATCTGACCTGCGTGGCGGCGTGGCTGGGCGGGTTGTTGTTGCTGGTGATGATTCTGCGTCAGCCGACGGAGCCGATGCGTGAAGTTTTGCGGCGCTTCAGCGGAGTCGGTTATGCCTTGGTCGCGGGGCTGCTGATTACGGGTTTGATCAATGTGCGCGTGCTGACTGGCCAGTGGTGGCCGACGCCGTTGTTCAGCGGGTTTGCGCTGATTCTGCTGATCAAGGCGCTGATCGTGCTGGGGATGCTTGGGCTAGCGCTGTTCAACCGCTTGCGGGTTGATGATTGCGAACAACGCATGGGTGCGCTCAGGCGCAGTGTGATGCTCGAATGGCTGCTCGGCATTGGCGCAGTGGCGGCGGTTTCACTGCTGGGCACCCTGCCGCCGATGATCGCTGGATAAACACCGTTCAAATGTGGGAGCGAGCCTGCTCGCGAAAGCGCTGTGTCAGATAAAGAAATGTTACTGATACGACGCTTTCGCGAGCAGGCTCGCTCCCACAGGGTTATGTGTTGATCAGTGGGGCTGGGTGTTGCCGGCGGCGGTGTCGATGCTGACCACTACCGACATCCCCGGCCGCAACCGTTCCTCTTCCTGCTGATCCGGATCGATGGTGATCCGCACCGGCACGCGCTGAGCAATTTTCACAAAGTTGCCAGTAGCGTTATCCGCCTGTAACAAGGCAAATTCCGACCCCGTCCCCGGGGAAATATGCTGCACATGCCCGGTGAATTTGCGGTGGTTCAAGGCATCGACAGTGAAGCGCACCGGTTGCCCGACCCGCACATTATCCATCTGTGTTTCCTTCATGTTGGCGATCACCCATTTCTGGTTCGGTACCAGCGCCATCAACTGCGCGCCGGAGTTGACGTAGGCGCCGAGACGCACGCCGATCTGCCCGAGCTGACCGTCACGCGGGGCAACGATGCGCGTGTTCGACAGATCGATTCGCGCCAGTTGCACCGCCGCTTCGGCGCTGGCCACTGCCGCTTCCAGCGAGCCGCGATTGACGATCACTGTTTGCAGATCCTGACGGGCGATTTCCAGATTGGCCTTGGCCTGCGCCACCCCCGCAACACTTTGCGCATTCGCCGCCAGTGCTACATCCATCTCACGCTTGGACACCGAACCGTCGCGCACCAATTCCTGATTACGGCGCAGATCCGCCTCGCTTTTGCGCAACTGCGCTTCACTGTCAGCTTGAACGGCCTGACGCAATTTGATCGTCGCCTCGGCGCTGTTGCGTTGCTGCACGACGTTGGCCAACGCAGCTTTCTGCACCGCCAATTGCGCCAGTGACTGATCGAGCCGCTGCTGATAGATACGGTCATCCAGCCGCACCAGCAAATCGCCGGCCTTCACGTACTGGAAATCCTGTACCGGCACTTCATAGACGTAACCGGCGAGTTGCGGGCCGATGATCGTCACCTGCCCGCGCACCAAGGCGTTTTCGGTGGTTTCGACCGCACTGCTGAACGGCGGCAATTGCCAAGCATACAACACGATCAGCACGCCGACGATGGCAATCGCGGCAAAGCCCAGCGAGGAGATGATCCGCACCCGCAGCGAACGTGGCTCGGTGTTTGGCGATGACGGCGGCGCCTCACCCTCGGGCGTGGCAGCGATGGCATTGGTGGTAGTGGTGGTCGGTTCGGTCATGAAGAAGTGGCACCGCTGGAAGGTGTGGATGGCGCCGTGGCGACGGCTTTGGTGGTGCTCATCAGCCACAGCGCACGAATGGACAGCCAGATCATGGTCAACACCGCAATCACGGCGATCAGCATGAACACATCGTTATAGGCCAGCACATTGGCCTCACGGGTGGCAGCGTTGGCCAGGCTGCGAATCCCCGCCAGGTTGCGCAGACTCGGATCGGCCAACAGCGAACCGTACGCCGAGCCGCCGCTCTGCACGCGCGCAGCCACCAAAGGGTCAGACAGCGTCAGGTGCTCAACGATTTGACTGGAATGAAATTTTTCCCGGACGATCTGGAACGTGCCCAGAAGCGCCGCACCGAGCAGGCCGCCGAGGTTATTGCAGATCCCGAACAGCACGGAAAAACTCACCAGATTGCGCGGATTGGTCAGCACGTTGCGCGTGCCGAAGACCATGGTCGGGCCGAGGAAAAATGTGCTGCCGAACGCCAGCAGAAACTGACTGAAATAGAGATTTTCCGGGCGGGTCAGGTTGTTGGAAAAGCTGTCCATCACCGACCCGGTGGCCATCAGACCCAGCGAGATGATCAACGGCATCAGCAGGTGTTTGGGGTCGATCGTCAGTGCGCTGGTCACCAAACCCGCGACGCTGCCGATCAGCATCACCACATACAGGCTGTGCAACTGCTCGTAGCCCATGTTCAGGTTCTGCATGAAACCGACCGCACCGGTGGACTGCTCCGAGGTGACCATGCGAATCAGGGTCACCGCCAGCGCCAGCCGGATCATCGTCCCGCTGCCCAGCCAACGGGTCATCAGCAGCGGGTTGCTGCGGTTATGTTCGATCGCCAGGCCGGCGATGATCAAGGCAATCGAAGCAGCCAACGCATAGCCGATCCAGTCGGCCTCCAGCCACCAATCGATCCGCCCCAGCGACAACACCGCGCACAACAACGCCACACCCGTGGCGAGAATGGCGAAGGTAAGGAAGTCGAGTTTTTCGAAGGTTTTGAAACGGTCGCCCGGCGGCAATTTGAGCAGCAAAACGCAGCCGAGCGACAGTAACGCCATGCCCAATTCGAACAGGTACAAGCCGCGCCATTCGGCGATCTGCAGCAAGTCTTCGGAAAACAATCGCGCCAACGGCAGCGCCAGTTGTGACGTGCCGAGGCCGAGCACCAGCGCCTTCAGCCGCCACTTCGCCGGGAAGGCCTGGACCATGTAATACAGGCCCAGCGAGCTGAGCGCCGCGCCGACCATGCCGTGCGCCGCCCGCACCGCCACCGCCGAATTGAGGTCATTGACGAACAGATGGCCGAAGGTCACCAGCGCATACAACACCAGGAACACTTCGGTGAACGCGCGCAAACCGAATTGCTGGCGAAACTTCACCAGCAGCAGGTTCATCGACACGTTGGTCATCACGTACGCCGCCGGCAGCCAGGCCATTTCGGCGGTGGTCGCGCCGAGTGCACCTTGCAGATAAGGCAGGTTGGCCACCACCAGCGAGTTGCCCAAGCCACCGGTCACCGCCACCAGCACGCCCACCAGCGCATAGGCCAGGCGCTTGGGGTTGGAGTGCAACGGCGTCGAGGGGGAACCGGGCAGACTGGGCTTTTCGTGGGGCTGCCAGTTGCGCGGGGCGTATTGATCCATTGCAAGGCCTTGTACGGAGAGTGGGTGAAGTTTGCCGCAAATTCACGGTTAAAACACTTTCCCCCTTGTGGGAGCGAGTCTGCTCGCGAAAGCGGTGTGTCAGTCGACAACGTTGTCGGGTGAAAATCCGTATTCGCGAGCAGGCTCGCTCCCACAAGGGGTCTGCGTGGTGACAGATAGTCATCGCACAACTTGCTGTTGACATTCCCGTAAAACCTAGGAAATATCCGCACCCATGTTGTACGACGACGTATAACAAATAATAAAAACAACAAACGAAACAGGGAGCGTCACAGTGAGCACACTCGTCTGCAGTTCCGTCCGCCCTTCCCGTCTTTCCGTCACCCGCCCGCGTACCGCTTTAAGTCTGATCGGCTGCAGCAGCCTCGCCCTCGCCTTGCCGATGAGCGCCGAAGCCGAA from Pseudomonas tensinigenes harbors:
- a CDS encoding NCS1 family nucleobase:cation symporter-1, which produces MQQIRSQVTERDGLFELEAGSDVLDSPRYNHDMAPTKVRERTWNKWHITALWVGMSICVPTYTLGGVLTAYFGLTVGEALLAILFANVIVLIPLTLNAFPGTKYGIPFPVLLRSSFGILGSNVPCLIRALVACGWFGIQTMFGGLAIHLFLGSVFEGWKSLGGTGEVIGFMIFWALNLWVVIRGAESIKWLETLSAPLLVAVGIGLLVWAMPNVSMTELLAIPAKRPEGASVVSYFAAGLTAMVGFWATLSLNIPDFSRYAKSQKDQILGQIFGLPLTMFLFASLGVIMTAASVKLVGVTVSDPVTLIGHIQSPVWVAVAMALIIIATLSTNTAANIVSPTNDFQNIAPKVINRTKAVLLTGFVGLVLMGHELLKKLGLIVSDVSLETVYSNWLLGYSSLLGPIAGIMVVDYFLIKKQQLDLAGLYRDDVYPAWNWAGFLAFGVPVVLTLLSLGSDAFSWFYSYGWFTGSALGGIIYYGLCVMRAQPSAVKTAV
- the hydA gene encoding dihydropyrimidinase, with protein sequence MSLLIRGATVVTHDESYRADVYCADGVIKAIGENLDIPADAEVLDGSGQYLMPGGIDPHTHMQLPFMGTVASEDFYSGTAAGLAGGTTSIIDFVIPNPQQSLMEAFHQWRGWAEKSASDYGFHVAITWWSEQVREEMAELVSHHGINSFKHFMAYKNAIMAADDTLVASFERCLELGAVPTVHAENGELVYHLQRKLMAQGITGPEAHPLSRPSQVEGEAASRAIRIAETIGTPLYLVHVSTKEALDEITYARSKGQPVYGEVLAGHLLLDDSVYQHPDWQTAAGYVMSPPFRPRGHQEALWHGLQNGNLHTTATDHCCFCAEQKAAGRDDFSKIPNGTAGIEDRMAVLWDEGVNSGRLSMQDFVALTSTNTAKIFNLYPRKGAIRVGADADLVLWDPQGTRTISAKTHHQQVDFNIFEGKTVRGVPSHTVSQGRVVWADGDLRAERGAGRYIERPAYPAVFDLLSKRAELHKPVAVKR
- a CDS encoding NAD(P)-dependent oxidoreductase — its product is MIETLNHLPHPHESAAALAGHFTDLAPPLNDRQAHLEASRCLYCYDAPCVNACPSEIDIPSFIRNIHQDNVPGAAQKILSANILGGSCARVCPTEILCQQACVRNNAQECAPVLIGLLQRYAVDNAHFTEHPFQRAAATGKRIAVVGAGPAGLSCAHRSAMHGHDVVIFEAREKAGGLNEYGIAKYKLVDDYAQKELDFLLQIGGIEIRHGQKLGENLTLSELHQQFDAVFLGLGLNASKQLGLSHEDAPGLLAATDYIRELRQAEDLTQLPLAERCIVLGAGNTAIDMAVQMARLGARDVNLVYRRGAADMGATGHEQDIAKANQVRLLTWAQPEEVLLDAQGHVRGMRFARTDLVEGRLQTTGETFELAADAIFKAIGQAFDGSALADPLARELKRQGERIQVDENLRTSIPGVYAGGDCTSLDQDLTVQAVQHGKRAAEAINAQLMLNVEAA
- the preA gene encoding NAD-dependent dihydropyrimidine dehydrogenase subunit PreA, coding for MADLSIVFAGIKAPNPFWLASAPPTDKAYNVVRAFEAGWGGVVWKTLGEDPAAVNVSSRYSAHYGNNREVLGINNIELITDRSLEINLREITQVKKDWPDRALIVSLMVPCVEESWKHILPLVEATGADGIELNFGCPHGMPERGMGAAVGQVPEYVEQVTRWCKTYCSLPVIVKLTPNITDIRVAARAAHRGGADAVSLINTINSITSVDLEHMVALPTVGSKSTHGGYCGSAVKPIALNMVAEIARDPQTQGLPICGIGGIGSWRDAAEFMALGSGAVQVCTAAMLHGFRIVEEMKDGLSRWMDSQGYANIAEFSGRAVGNTTDWKYLDINYQVIAKIDQDACIGCGRCHIACEDTSHQAIGSLKQADGTHKYEVIDEECVGCNLCQITCPVADCIEMVPMETGKPFLDWNHDPRNPYHVAV
- a CDS encoding TetR/AcrR family transcriptional regulator, coding for MGNHKIEIRRNNVEKILLAAEKVFAEKGFGGTAMADIAAEVQLPRSNLHYYFSTKSELYSAVLFDLLEVWKQDALCFEMFDDPRVVLSSYIRAKMNHSRSRPYGSKVWANEIIHGAPTLGEALDVSLYDWAKMKEAKIRQWVEDKRILPVEPSSLLYMIWASTQHYADFDHQVNILNEHQPLSDMQFERAVQTVTSVILRGIGLEP
- the copC gene encoding copper homeostasis periplasmic binding protein CopC; protein product: MLFKNVLTTTALLASLFAASSVFAHAHLKSQTPAADSTVAAPADLRLTFSEGVEASFTKVTVTKDGAAVAIKPLTTEGDKKTLIVTPAAPLTAGEYKVEWHAVSVDTHKSEGAYQFKVGQ
- the copD gene encoding copper homeostasis membrane protein CopD, yielding MSEALVLCRFVHFIVVLMLFGAWLFRPLLLKDEAPQVDRHLARLARWLAAVALLSGIAWALLITASMAGSAAAAFDPDTVALVLGNTFFGQVWRWHLLINAVLLALLFTPWRSSMPLRLGLSGLLLATLAPVGHGAMLDGVSGQLLILNQIVHLTCVAAWLGGLLLLVMILRQPTEPMREVLRRFSGVGYALVAGLLITGLINVRVLTGQWWPTPLFSGFALILLIKALIVLGMLGLALFNRLRVDDCEQRMGALRRSVMLEWLLGIGAVAAVSLLGTLPPMIAG
- a CDS encoding HlyD family secretion protein; amino-acid sequence: MTEPTTTTTNAIAATPEGEAPPSSPNTEPRSLRVRIISSLGFAAIAIVGVLIVLYAWQLPPFSSAVETTENALVRGQVTIIGPQLAGYVYEVPVQDFQYVKAGDLLVRLDDRIYQQRLDQSLAQLAVQKAALANVVQQRNSAEATIKLRQAVQADSEAQLRKSEADLRRNQELVRDGSVSKREMDVALAANAQSVAGVAQAKANLEIARQDLQTVIVNRGSLEAAVASAEAAVQLARIDLSNTRIVAPRDGQLGQIGVRLGAYVNSGAQLMALVPNQKWVIANMKETQMDNVRVGQPVRFTVDALNHRKFTGHVQHISPGTGSEFALLQADNATGNFVKIAQRVPVRITIDPDQQEEERLRPGMSVVVSIDTAAGNTQPH